In Kwoniella dejecticola CBS 10117 chromosome 4, complete sequence, one genomic interval encodes:
- a CDS encoding oxoglutarate dehydrogenase (succinyl-transferring), E1 component: MLRTIPRNIRQNVTVARALSAAARPSSSKRHYATEAQAPSKNDLFANGGNTYYTEEMYRLWKQDPKSVHASWAVYFAGLDKGLPSSSAYSPPPGFIGAASSVPTAADGSPRMNVEGSGDVTDYLKVQLLIRAYQVRGHHIANLDPLHISDADLDSRVPPELKLDYYGWTEADMKKEFNLSDGILPRFKGSVDNDKLTLGQIIEELKRMYCTHVGVQYVHIVDRGQCDWLRERVEIPVQWNYSTEEKRMILDRLMWSELFEKFIASKYPNEKRFGLEGCETLIPGMKALIDRSVDSGVKSIVMGMPHRGRLNVLGNVIRKPIEAILNEFANTDKDDTGGGDVKYHLGANYVRPTPSGKKVSLSLVANPSHLEAEDPIVLGKTRAIQHFEGDEGTGDSAMGVLLHGDAAFAGQGVVYETTGMQGLPNYGTGGTIHLIVNNQIGFTTDPRFSRSTPYPSDIAKSIDAPIFHVNGDDVEAVNYVCTLAADWRAKFKKDVVVDIVCYRRYGHNETDQPSFTQPKMYKAIQKQPTVLSIYTDKLIKEGTFTEKEIDEHRQWVWGMLEKAYDGSKDYKPSPREWLSSSWEGFPTPKELAENVLPHLPTGTEEETLKKVGEVISSFPEGFTPHKNLARIIATRGRSVAEGKNIDWSTAEALAIGALCLEGTHVRISGQDVERGTFSQRHAVIHDQENEQTYQPLKHLSSEQGSFTVCNSHLSEFGTLGFELGYSLVSPNSLTIWEAQFGDFANNAQCIIDQFIASGERKWLQRTGLVLSLPHGYDGQGPEHSSGRIERFLQLCDDEPRIYPSAEKLDRQHQDCNMQIVYPTTPANYFHVLRRQIKRDFRKPLIVFFSKSLLRHPQARSSLEEMTGDHTFQRYLPEPHPENLVEPEKIRRHILCTGQVYFQLLKEREDKGINDVAISRLEQLSPLPYDLLTPHLDKYPNADVVWAQEEPLNNGAWTYVQPRLITALKETQHHAGKVPIYAGRKPSSSVATGNKNAHKKEIEMINEMAFAPAEESQ; encoded by the exons ATGTTACGTACAATACCGAGGAATATAAGACAAAACGTCACTGTCGCCAGAGCTTTGTCCGCTGCTGctcgaccatcttcatcgaaacGACATTATGCCACTGAGGCTCAAGCACCGAGTAAGAATGACTTGTTCGCCAATGGTGGCAATACATACTATACCGAGGA GATGTACCGACTCTGGAAACAAGATCCAAAATCTGTGCATGCTTCTTGGGCTGTATACTTTGCAGGACTGGACAAAGGTcttccctcatcttccgcctaCAGTCCACCACCAGGATTCATCGGCGCCGCAAGTTCAGTCCCTACAGCTGCTGACGGCAGTCCAAGAATGAACGTTGAGGGTTCAGGCGACGTAACTGATTATTTGAAA GTGCAACTGCTTATTCGAGCTTACCAAGTCCGAGGACACCACATCGCCAACCTTGATCCCCTTCACATTTCTGACGCCGACCTCGACAGCCGTGTGCCCCCGGAATTGAAACTCGATTACTACGGCTGGACAGAAGCAGACATGAAGAAGGAGTTCAACCTTAGCGATGGTATTCTTCCCCGATTCAAGGGATCTGTAGACAATGATAAATTGACTTTGGGTCAGATTATCGAAGAGCTGAAACGAATGTACT GCACCCACGTCGGTGTACAATACGTACACATCGTCGACAGAGGACAATGTGACTGGTTGAGAGAAAGAGTAGAAATTCCCGTTCAATGGAACTACTCcacagaagagaagagaatgatccttgatcgattgatgtgGTCAGAGCTTTTCGAGAAATTCATCGCGTCAAAATACCCCAACGAGAAGAGATTCGGTTTAGAAGGTTGTGAGACTTTGATACCCGGTATGAAGGCTTTGATCGACCGATCCGTCGATTCTGGTGTCAAGTCTATCGTCATGGGTATGCCCCATAGAGGTCGATTGAACGTGCTCGGTAACGTTATTAGAAAGCCGATCGAAGCTATCTTGAACGAATTCGCCAACACCGACAAAGATGACactggtggtggtgatgtcaAGTACCACTTGGGTGCCAACTACGTTAGACCCACACCCAGCGGAAAGAAGGTTTCCCTCTCCCTCGTCGCCAACCCCTCGCAtctcgaagccgaagatccGATCGTACTTGGTAAGACCAGGGCTATCCAACATttcgaaggtgatgaaggtaCCGGTGACTCCGCCATGGGTGTCTTGCTCCATGGTGACGCCGCCTTCGCTGGTCAAGGTGTCGTATACGAGACGACCGGTATGCAAGGTCTCCCCAACTACGGTACCGGTGGAACAATCCACTTGATTGTCAACAATCAAATCGGTTTCACCACCGATCCTCGATTCTCTCGATCAACCCCTTACCCCTCCGATATCGCCAAATCCATCGACGCTCCTATCTTCCACGTGAACGGTGACGATGTAGAAGCTGTCAATTACGTCTGTACCCTCGCCGCCGACTGGAGAGCTaagttcaagaaggatgtgGTCGTCGACATTGTCTGCTACAGAAGATACGGACACAACGAGACTGATCAACCCTCATTCACTCAACCCAAGATGTACAAGGCTATCCAAAAGCAGCCCACCGTATTATCGATCTACACCGacaagttgatcaaggaaggTACTTTCACCGAAAAGGAGATTGACGAACACAGACAATGGGTTTGGGGCATGCTAGAGAAGGCTTACGACGGATCTAAGGATTACAAACCATCTCCCAGAGAATGGCTCTCATCTTCTTGGGAAGGTTTCCCCACACCCAAGGAGTTAGCCGAAAacgttcttcctcatttgCCTACCGGAACTGAGGAGGAGACCCTCAAGAAGGTCGGAGAAGTCATCTCATCCTTCCCAGAAGGTTTCACTCCCCACAAGAACCTTGCTAGAATCATCGCTACAAGAGGTCGATCCGTTGCCGAAGGTAAAAACATCGATTGGTCCACTGCCGAAGCCCTTGCTATCGGTGCTTTATGTTTAGAGGGTACTCACGTCAGAATTTCTGGTCAAGATGTCGAGCGAGGTACTTTCTCACAAAGACACGCTGTGATCCACGACCAAGAGAATGAACAAACCTACCAACCATTGAAACACCTCAGCTCCGAACAAGGTTCTTTCACAGTCTGTAACTCGCACCTGTCAGAATTCGGTACTCTCGGTTTCGAATTAGGTTACTCGTTGGTATCACCTAACTCATTGACGATTTGGGAAGCGCAATTCGGAGATTTCGCCAACAACGCCCAATGtatcattgatcaatttaTTGCTTCTGGAGAAAGGAAATGGCTTCAACGAACCGGTCTGGTGCTTTCGCTCCCGCACGGATATGACGGTCAAGGTCCTGAACACTCTTCAGGTAGAATCGAACGATTCTTGCAACTATGTGATGACGAACCTAGAATTTACCCCTCTGCTGAGAAGCTGGATAGACAACATCAGGATTGTAACATGCAAATCGTCTACCCTAC TACACCTGCAAACTACTTCCACGTGTTGAGACGACAGATAAAACGAGATTTCCGAAAGCCT ctcatcgtcttcttctctaaATCATTACTTCGACACCCTCAAGCGCGATCATCCTTGGAGGAAATGACGGGCGACCACACCTTCCAAAGATATTTACCTGAGCCGCATCCCGAAAACCTTGTGGAACCGGAGAAGATCCGACGACACATCTTATGTACTGGTCAAGTTTACTTCCAACTACTCAAGGAACGTGAAGACAAGGGTATAAACGATGTGGCTATCTCTCGATTGGAACAATTGAGTCCGTTACCATACGACCTGTTGACTCCTCATTTGGATAAATACCCTAACGCCGATGTTGTCTGGGCTCAAGAAGAG CCTCTGAATAACGGAGCATGGACATACGTACAACCTCGATTGATTACTGCCTTGAAAGAGACTCAACATCATGCTGGAAAAGTACCGATCTACGCGGGCCGAAAgccctcttcgtccgtcgCTACCGGTAATAAGAATGCGCataagaaggagattgagatgatcaacgagATGGCTTTTGCCCCTGCGGAAGAGTCTCAATAA